Proteins from a genomic interval of Pelodiscus sinensis isolate JC-2024 unplaced genomic scaffold, ASM4963464v1 ctg37, whole genome shotgun sequence:
- the LOC142824075 gene encoding maestro heat-like repeat family member 5 — MEHLSPWLESRLPQERARALGSTTALLGVATTLPGFDNSADWPRMGHHVAQLGLFISDPSEDVSRLAREGVHSLYQLLLHHRGLNIHQAEDLWCRHYYKERWVLAHSNSVRVGEVFGQLFTAEQENCFLDKALLAARSPLRRPSQAGLVLAHALHGQAHQLLEYMQEDTQ, encoded by the exons atggag cacctgagcccgtggctggagtcccgcctgccccaggagcgagccagggcccttggcagcaccacggccctgctgggagtcgccaccaccctcccggggtttgac aactccgccgactggccgaggatgggtcaccacgtggcccagctgggcctttttatttcggacccatccgaagacgtcagccggctggcccgggagggggtgcacagcctgtatcaactcctcctgcaccacaggg gcctcaacatccaccaggcagaggacctgtggtgcagacactactacaaagaaagatgggtcctggctcacagcaacagcgtgagggtgggagag gtctttgggcagctcttcacagcagagcaggagaactgctttttggacaaggctctgctcgctgcccgctcccccctgcggcgccccagccaggccgggctggtcctggcccacgccctgcatgggcaggcccatcagctcctggaatacatg caggaagacacccagtga